A single region of the Etheostoma cragini isolate CJK2018 chromosome 3, CSU_Ecrag_1.0, whole genome shotgun sequence genome encodes:
- the LOC117941930 gene encoding protein KIAA0100-like isoform X4 → MVLNMGLSESLWHMTITGITLLLDHQSKRLVWDFSVGQLSSKVLKSSQLDICLAEVALSLLLSGDVSLPEMKPSCLSLNVRTLIAELHEGLFLSQLLLPQSPTKSIEEASECENIEFIHTATLEQFHRLVPHKVNVEFDNTNVTLSMHSQKRHLNWTLKSLKVCYGHDDEQLPLKSFTPELSFPHSSLELLLEDGLLLSQSRQRILCVNTLKTALQVTSVDISGSFTVNTCIIHYRHQEFSHWLNLFPWEQLIHRKAAHRKRRLPHLDAPVMITSSVSNVNVSVQLGDTTPFALGFLSASAELQHLFDIKVTESTGSQSVHRRASLSLDNFWWRVGQGSHIQQAPHPPGKHVWGEALILDSLTLQGSFNRPHMELSTQSPSLNVESSLKGLQVELSETCALCLSRLLSVICVPCDTGPQLPDVASVFPPSDESVHHIPSSQLHLVFKLDCCLKDVNVFTLSNLAGAVSLRMDSVEVQSSAESSTVSLQGVSLSAIKALTENMESCCPASQTPNPLLKLTRIAFSYYITTPTLQVQCEEELTVEWTPPDHMVLYQHMSEAQACWRMLCGEKGEESPVKLMESEITSGQRRELCVRVELACTRLIAHVSEQNYILLHTEALAVSKHTGSVHIRSPSMIFNFDGNNIVTFKGLDVEMQAELTEMQLHRDTFPFLTTPHNRVWVLTCPSLAFEFPYQYDFSNTFDMAISVQKWLKTLHRSPSQATAVQRLPPDLVFKIGLFSFVFLDDIFEIKLRDNYELMKDESKESAKRLQLLDKKVADLRKQHGELLPARKIEELYSSLEKKHIEIYIQRSRRLYANTPMRKSLLTWTVSDLEIVALADNSLHGPEKVREQLRDIDRISPFPRDGLPLVVQWCRAVKFKLAAFLVRIRDYPRYLFEIRDWDLSGRLIGTEQDGQARAHRKEIVPLGPPWGDVTVHRNMPPLKFYYDFKSNISLYTIVWGPCWDPAWTLIGQSVDLLTKPTVDPSPLLAWWDKSRLLLHGRWVMDIEQANLHQLATEDPYNTTENLHWEWNKLNFDWNPGQFVFKGDLDVNVRTASKYDDICFLHLPNLCMIIDLQWLCHGNPHDHHAVMICCAENVADVTSGQPHDSYRAFRSENLNPSITMDLNQHCGTEPSQPRILLYSSTLRWMQNFWATWTGVSRPICRGKLFHSLRPIRKKLGQHYKQMSYTAAFPQLQVHYWASFAQQRGIQVECNKGHVFTRGAQRLIPQAGTVMRRLISEWNVTQMVSELSQVTVHLMASTWDETADHQINAQVKKTHLLSLSSLSYQRQSNRLEEEVNQTDETNASYAHKLRLVDLRASWTTTNRNIAFGLYDGYKKASVLKRNLSTEALKGLRIDAQLLPKKLKRSPSNYSPPTAPTTPAIPTVSRAEKSQNEGTSMLQKLIEETDKFVVFSEEDSGVSDQLCGIAACQTDDVYNRNWFIELVNCQMMLRGTETAGCVLVSAAKAQLLQCEHHPSWYNDTLKQKTTWTCLLDGMQYFATMEPNPYEQEDRQLWLEVKNIEEHRQRNLDSVLELMESGQAVGGMVSTTTDWNQPAQVNDSQQVQRIISRCSCRMHYISYSHDINPELATQIKPPELRNSHEKEDLLKKQAGAVDTFTLIHHDLEISTNPVQYAMILDIVNNLLLHVEPRRKEHSEKKQRVRFQLEISSNPEEQRSSILHLQEAVRQHLALIRRLEKQIYSNIRAQSEELNGDELMEINTRLQNQLNQEKNDMQMKSEELNILIRCFKDFQLQRANKLELRKPPEDVSVVRRTEIYFAQARWCLTEEDGQLGIAELELQRFMYSKLNKSDDTAEHLLELGWFTMNNLLPNAAYKVVLRPQSTCQSARQFALRIFSKVRPPVGGISVKEHFEVNVVPLTIQLMYQFFKRMMGFFFPGRNVEEEEITDEEDKFRMVTTGIPVKPRQSSEDTMGAMGPSKGVAQGLNRTAGVRRSFRKPPEHPVDDIDKMKERAAMNNSFIYIKIPQVPLCVSYKGEKSSVDWKDLNLVLPCLEYHNNTWTWLDFAMAVKRDSRKALVAQMIKEKLRLKPASGSDLRGKVSEGKSDNSLQQQEEDEKARLLIGLSTADKSSSKKSIFSRRK, encoded by the exons ATGGTATTGAACATGGGACTGTCAGAGTCTCTGTGGCACATGACCATTACAGGCATTACCTTGTTACTTGACCACCAAAGTAAAAG GCTGGTGTGGGACTTCTCAGTTGGGCAGCTAAGCAGTAAAGTGCTTAAAAGCAGTCAGTTG GATATATGTTTGGCTGAAGTGGCCTTGAGCCTGCTGCTGTCTGGAGATGTGAGCCTACCAGAGATGAAGCCAAGTTGTCTGTCCCTGAATGTGAGGACACTTATAGCAGAGCTGCATGAGGGACTGTTTCTCAGTCAACTCCTACTGCCCCAGTCTCCCACAAAGAGCATTGAGGAGGCATCTG AGTGTGAAAACATCGAGTTCATCCATACTGCGACGTTGGAGCAGTTTCATCGGCTGGTTCCCCACAAAGTCAATGTGGAATTTGATAATACAAATGTTACTCTGTCCATGCACAGCCAGAAAAG ACACCTGAACTGGACTCTGAAGTCTTTAAAAGTGTGCTACGGACATGACGATGAGCAGCTTCCTCTTAAAAGCTTCACTCCTGAGCTGAGCTTTCCCCACAGCAGCCTGGAGCTCCTTCTAGAGG ATGGACTTCTCCTCTCACAAAGTAGGCAAAGAATCCTGTGTGTGAACACGCTGAAGACAGCGCTGCAG GTTACATCAGTTGACATCTCGGGGTCATTCACGGTCAACACTTGCATCATCCACTACCGTCACCAGGAGTTCTCCCATTGGCTAAATCTATTTCCATGGGAACAGCTAATCCACAGGAAGGCAGCACATAGAAAAAG GCGCCTCCCCCACCTGGATGCTCCTGTGATGATCACATCGTCCGTGTCCAACGTTAATGTGTCTGTTCAGCTGGGAGACACAACGCCTTTTGCTCTTGGCTTCCTTTCTGCCAGTGCAG AATTGCAGCATCTTTTTGATATTAAAGTCACCGAGAGCACAGGCTCCCAAAGTGTGCACCGGCGTGCCTCACTGTCCCTGGACAACTTCTGGTGGAGAGTGGGTCAGGGGTCTCATATCCAACAAGCACCCCACCCTCCTGGTAAACATGTGTGGGGAGAAGCGCTAATTTTAGACTCGCTCACTCTTCAG GGGAGTTTCAACCGACCCCACATGGAGTTGAGTACCCAGTCTCCGAGTTTAAACGTGGAGTCCAGTCTGAAAGGGCTTCAAGTGGAGCTCTCAGAGACCTGTGCATTGTGTCTGTCTCGCCTGCTATCTGTTATCTGCGTTCCTTGTGATACGGGACCACAGCTGCCAGATGTGGCCTCAGTGTTTCCCCCTAGTGACGAGAGTGTCCACCATATTCCCTCCTCACAACTACACCTGGTGTTCAAACTGGACTGTTGTCTGAAAGATGTTAATGTGTTCACACTGTCTAATCTAGCAG GAGCCGTGTCTTTGCGGATGGACAGTGTCGAAGTCCAGAGCTCTGCAGAGAGCTCCACGGTGTCTCTTCAAGGTGTTAGCTTGTCAGCCATCAAAGCACTCACAGAGAACATGGAGTCATGTTGCCCGGCCTCCCAAACCCCCAACCCTCTGCTCAAACTCACCAGGATAGCATTTTCTTATTACATCACCACCCCGACCTTACAG GTTCAATGTGAAGAAGAGCTCACTGTGGAATGGACGCCACCCGACCACATGGTCTTATATCAGCACATGAGTGAAGCTCAGGCTTGTTGGCGTATGCTCTGcggagagaaaggagaagaaagtcCAGTCAAACTTATGGAGAGTGAAATCACTTCAGGCCAGCGTAGAGAGCTATGTGTGCGTGTTGAACTGGCCTGCACTCGCCTGATAGCCCATGTTAGTGAGCAGAACTACATTCTCCTGCACACAGAAGCCCTCGCAGTCTCCAAGCACACTGGTTCTGTGCACATTCGTTCACCCTCCATGATCTTTAACTTTGATGGCAACAACATTGTCACTTTTAAAGGTCTAGATGTTGAAATGCAGGCAGAGCTGACTGAGATGCAGTTGCACAGGGACACATTCCCCTTCCTCACCACTCCTCACAACCGTGTTTGGGTCCTCACATGCCCCTCTCTGGCTTTCGAATTCCCCTACCAGTACGACTTCTCAAACACCTTTGACATGGCCATCAGTGTGCAGAAGTGGCTGAAGACTCTGCATCGCTCCCCAAGCCAAGCCACCGCCGTCCAACGTCTGCCTCCTGACCTCGTGTTCAAAATCGGCCTGTTCTCGTTTGTCTTCCTGGATGACATCTTTGAAATCAAGCTACGAGACAACTATGAGCTTATGAAGGATGAGAGTAAGGAAAGTGCAAAGCGTCTTCAGCTTCTGGATAAGAAGGTGGCAGATCTGCGCAAGCAGCATGGAGAACTTCTCCCCGCCAGAAAGATTGAAGAGCTGTATAGTTCCCTGGAGAAAAAGCACATTGAGATCTACATCCAGCGCTCCCGTCGCCTCTACGCCAACACACCCATGAGGAAGTCCCTGTTGACCTGGACTGTGTCAGACTTGGAGATAGTAGCCCTGGCTGATAACTCTCTTCATGGGCCAGAGAAGGTGAGAGAGCAGCTGAGGGACATCGACAGGATCAGTCCATTCCCCAGAGATGGACTCCCTTTAGTGGTCCAGTGGTGCCGCGCTGTCAAATTTAAACTGGCTGCATTTTTGG TGAGAATTCGGGATTACCCTCGCTACCTGTTTGAGATCCGGGACTGGGATCTGTCAGGACGTCTGATTGGGACAGAGCAGGATGGACAGGCCAGGGCTCATCGCAAAGAGATTGTCCCACTCGGCCCTCCATGGGGAGATGTGACGGTCCACAGGAATATGCCACCACTCAAGTTCTATTACGATTTCAAAT CAAACATATCTCTGTACACTATTGTGTGGGGGCCATGTTGGGACCCTGCCTGGACTTTGATTGGCCAGTCCGTTGACTTGCTGACCAAACCCACAGTTGATCCCTCACCTCTTCTGGCCTGGTGGGACAAGAGTCGTCTCCTTCTGCATGGGCGCTGGGTTATGGACATTGAACAGGCCAATCTTCATCAGCTGGCTACAGAG GACCCTTACAACACTACAGAAAACCTGCACTGGGAGTGGAATAAGCTGAACTTTGACTGGAACCCTgggcagtttgtttttaaaggagaTTTGGATGTAAATGTCAGAACAGCATCAAA GTATGATGATATCTGTTTTCTACACTTGCCCAACCTATGTATGATCATTGACCTCCAATGGCTTTGCCATGGCAACCCCCACGATCACCATGCTGTAATGATCTGCTGTGCAGAGAACGTTGCAGACGTGACCTCAGGACAACCTCATGACTCCTACAGAGCCTTTCGCTCTGAGAACCTCAACCCCTCCATTACcatggacttgaaccagcactGTGGCACCG AACCCTCCCAACCGAGAATCCTGCTGTACAGCAGCACTTTGCGTTGGATGCAGAACTTCTGGGCCACATGGACGGGTGTATCTCGACCTATCTGCAGAGGCAAGCTCTTCCACAGCCTCAGGCCTATCCGCAAGAAGCTGGGTCAGCACTACAAACAGATGTCCTACACAGCTGCATTCCCACAACTACAA GTGCATTACTGGGCCTCCTTCGCCCAGCAGAGAGGTATCCAAGTGGAGTGCAACAAAGGCCATGTCTTCACTCGAGGGGCACAGAGACTTATTCCACAGG CTGGCACTGTGATGAGGAGGCTGATCTCTGAATGGAATGTGACTCAGATGGTTAGTGAGCTGTCTCAGGTAACGGTTCACCTGATGGCTTCCACCTGGGATGAGACAGCCGACCACCAGATCAACGCTCAGGTGAAGAAGACTCACCTGCTCAGCCTGTCCTCTCTGAGCTACCAGCGACAGAGCAACCGCTTGGAGGAG GAGGTGAACCAGACGGACGAGACTAACGCCTCTTACGCCCACAAACTGCGCCTGGTGGACCTGCGTGCTTCTTGGACCACCACTAACAGGAACATAGCCTTTGGGCTTTACGACGGTTATAAAAAGGCATCTGTGCTGAAGAGAAATCTCTCTACTGAAGCTTTGAAGGGTCTGAGGATCGACGCGCAGCTGCTGCCCAAGAAGCTCAAACGCTCTCCTTCGAACTACTCTCCCCCCACAGCCCCGACCACACCAGCTATTCCCACCGTCAGTCGagcagaaaaaagtcaaaatgaag GAACATCAATGCTCCAAAAGCTGATTGAGGAAACAGACAAGTTTGTGGTGTTTTCAGAGGAGGATTCAGGTGTCAGCGACCAGCTGTGTGGCATTGCAGCCTGTCAGACCGACGATGTCTATAATCGCAACTGGTTTATTGAGTTAGTCAACTGCCAG ATGATGTTGCGTGGCACGGAGACTGCAGgctgtgtgttggtgtctgcAGCAAAGGCTCAGCTGCTTCAGTGTGAGCACCACCCATCCTGGTACAATGACACCTTGAAGCAGAAAACCACCTGGACCTGTCTGCTGGATGGCATGCAGTACTTTGCCACCATGGAGCCCAACCCATATGAGCAAGAGGACAGACAGTTGTGGCTGGAG GTTAAAAACATAGAGGAACACAGGCAACGCAACCTAGACTCAGTGTTGGAGCTGATGGAGAGTGGCCAGGCTGTGGGAGGGATGGTTAGCACCACTACAG aCTGGAACCAGCCAGCTCAGGTGAATGATTCTCAGCAGGTTCAGCGCATCATCTCACGCTGTAGCTGCCGGATGCACTACATCAGTTACAGTCACGACATCAACCCAGAGCTAGCCACACAGATCAAACCGCCAGAGCTAAGGAATAGCCACGAGAAGGAGGACCTACTGAAAAAACAGGCTG GGGCTGTCGACACCTTCACCCTCATTCACCATGATCTTGAGATATCCACTAACCCTGTTCAGTACGCTATGATCCTCGATATCGTCAACAACCTGTTGTTACACGTGGAGCCCAGACGCAAG GAACACAGTGAGAAAAAGCAGCGTGTGCGTTTCCAGCTGGAAATTTCTAGCAACCCTGAAGAGCAGCGCAGCAGCATCTTGCACCTCCAGGAGGCAGTCAGGCAACACCTTGCCCTGATTAGACGCCTAGAGAAACAGATTTACTCCAACATCAGG gCACAATCAGAGGAACTGAACGGCGATGAACTGATGGAAATCAACACAAGACTGCAGAACCAGCTGAACCAGGAGAAGAACGACATGCAGATGAAGAGTGAAGAGCTCAACATTCTCATCAG GTGTTTCAAGGACTTCCAGCTGCAACGGGCAAACAAGCTGGAGCTGCGTAAGCCCCCGGAGGATGTGAGTGTGGTGAGAAGAACGGAGATCTATTTTGCCCAGGCCCGGTGGTGTTTGACCGAAGAGGACGGCCAGCTTGGCATTGCTGAGTTGGAGCTGCAGAGATTTATGTACAGTAAG CTGAATAAGTCTGACGACACAGCGGAGCATCTTTTGGAGTTAGGGTGGTTCACAATGAACAACCTGTTGCCAAACGCGGCATACAAG GTTGTACTTCGTCCTCAGAGTACCTGCCAGTCAGCACGCCAGTTTGCTTTGCGTATCTTCAGTAAAGTGCGCCCCCCTGTTGGAGGAATCTCTGTTAAGGAACACTTTGAG GTGAACGTGGTGCCTCTCACCATCCAGCTGATGTACCAGTTCTTCAAAAGGATGATGGGGTTTTTCTTCCCAGGAAGAAATGTTGAAGAGGAAGAGATCACTGATGAGGAAGACAAGTTCAGAATGGTTACTACAG GTATCCCTGTTAAGCCTCGCCAGTCATCAGAGGACACCATGGGTGCTATGGGCCCCAGCAAAGGTGTCGCCCAGGGACTGAACCGCACTGCGGGGGTCAGGAGGTCTTTTAGGAAACCTCCAGAG CATCCTGTTGATGACATTGATAAGATGAAGGAGCGAGCTGCTATGAACAACTCCTTCATCTACATCAAGATTCCCCAAGTGCCCCTCTGTGTCAGCTATAAG GGAGAGAAGAGTAGCGTGGACTGGAAGGACCTGAACCTGGTTCTGCCCTGTTTGGAGTACCATAACAATACCTGGACGTGGCTTGACTTTGCCATGGCTGTGAAAAGGGACAGCCGGAAAGCGCTTGTAGCACAG ATGATAAAGGAGAAGCTGCGCCTGAAGCCTGCTTCGGGCTCAGACCTGCGGGGGAAGGTGTCTGAAGGGAAGTCGGACAACAGCCTGCAGCAACAGGAGGAGGACGAGAAGGCTCGGCTCCTCATCGGCCTCAGCACTGCAGACAAGAGCTCCAGCAAGAAGAGCATCTTCAGTCGACGCAAGTGA